In Rosa chinensis cultivar Old Blush chromosome 1, RchiOBHm-V2, whole genome shotgun sequence, a genomic segment contains:
- the LOC112182837 gene encoding cyclic nucleotide-gated ion channel 1, translating to MAFQMSRIQSGDIEENGEELIQKANSNHSSASLASVDSAVDKVYRAMGPGFEGLKSFKKTMKIYYEVLSIGLSSNDKILYRRELIQHRWNKMLLVLCVIALSLDPLFCYILVVNDEKKCLGLDRTLGAIASVLRFVVDFFYVFYIIYQFRASVVTLCSQSSKEEGELVPHTRARAWRYLLLYFIFDILVILPLPQVIVYVVIPRLNNSRLFHATQSLYFIVIFQYVLRVLRICSLLKEATSSSGILAETAWAKAAFNLFLYMLASHVVGAFWYFFSIERKTSCWRKSCKMHATAHCSLYCDDTFGASTFLNDSCSSKTPNSTFFDFGIYLGALESGVIESTDFMTKISYCFWWGLQNLSSLGQSLKTSTFVWEVYFSVFVSLSGLILFAFLIGNMQTYLQSKTARLEEMRLKGQEIELWMAFHSLPRKLKKRIWQYQKYKWQETKGVDVENFLHNLPRDIRRETKQYLCSGPLSQVPMLQNMDKRLLDAICDHLKPALYIEHSFILRKGDPLDEMLFITRGKVLTYTTEGNVGADCLEKGDFYGQELLDWVLKTYPNASLSNLPFSTKTVQAHTKVEVFALRANDLKNVVSKFWWLFPSLDQSRQPRAAHALQAAWRRYKQLQKTPPSKEGSVSRTDHAVVP from the exons ATGGCGTTTCAAATGTCAAG GATACAGAGTGGTGATATAGAAGAAAATGGTGAAGAACTAATTCAAAAAGCTAATAGTAATCATTCAAGTGCAAGTTTAGCATCAGTGGACTCGGCTGTCGATAAGGTCTATAGAGCTATGGGGCCTGGTTTTGAAGGGCTAAAGAGCTTTAAGAAAACCATGAAAATCTATTATGAAGTTTTGTCTATAGGCTTGAGTTCCAATGATAAAATTCTTTACCGCCGGGAATTAATCCAGCACAGGTGGAATAAGATGCTTCTTGTTCTGTGTGTCATCGCTCTCTCACTGGATCCTTTGTTTTGTTATATTCTTGTGGTTAATGATGAGAAGAAGTGCCTTGGATTGGACAGAACGTTAGGAGCTATAGCTAGTGTTCTGCGATTTGTCGTGGatttcttttatgtgttttatATCATTTATCAATTTCGTGCTAGTGTTGTCACTCTTTGTTCTCAATCATCAAAAGAAGAAGGTGAACTGGTTCCACATACTCGGGCAAGAGCATGGAGATATTTGTTGTTGTACTTCATATTCGACATCCTTGTAATTCTTCCACTTCCACAG GTGATAGTTTATGTTGTCATTCCAAGATTGAATAACTCGAGACTTTTCCATGCAACACAGTCATTGTACTTCATAGTTATCTTTCAATACGTGCTAAGGGTTCTTCGAATCTGCTCATTGTTAAAAGAAGCCACAAGTTCTTCTGGCATCCTTGCTGAAACTGCATGGGCTAAAGCTGCCTTTAATCTTTTTCTTTATATGCTTGCCAGTCAT GTTGTTGGAGCCTTTTGGTACTTCTTTTCAATAGAAAGGAAAACATCTTGCTGGCGAAAATCCTGTAAAATGCATGCTACTGCTCACTGTTCGTTATATTGTGACGATACTTTTGGAGCTAGCACTTTTCTGAATGACTCTTGCTCTTCGAAGACACCAAATTCCACattttttgattttggaatataCTTAGGTGCTCTTGAATCTGGTGTCATCGAATCAACAGATTTCATGACAAAGATCTCTTACTGCTTTTGGTGGGGACTGCAAAACCTGAG TTCCCTAGGTCAAAGCCTCAAAACAAGTACCTTTGTCTGGGAAGTCTACTTCTCAGTTTTTGTTTCACTTTCTGGATTGATACTGTTTGCATTTCTTATTGGAAATATGCAG ACATATTTGCAATCGAAAACAGCAAGGCTGGAGGAAATGAGATTGAAGGGGCAAGAGATAGAGTTGTGGATGGCCTTCCATTCCCTTCCTCGGAAGCTCAAGAAGCGAATATGGCAATACCAGAAATACAAATGGCAAGAAACTAAAGGTGTTGATGTGGAGAATTTTCTTCACAATCTTCCCCGGGACATCAGAAGGGAGACAAAGCAGTATCTATGCTCTGGTCCACTCAGTCAA GTTCCGATGCTTCAAAATATGGATAAACGATTGCTTGATGCAATATGTGATCATCTGAAGCCAGCACTTTACATAGAGCACAGCTTCATACTTCGGAAAGGAGACCCTCTCGATGAGATGTTGTTCATCACTCGTGGCAAAGTATTGACTTACACCACAGAAGGCAATGTAGGCGCTGATTGTCTTGAAAAGGGTGACTTCTATGGCCAAGAACTTCTTGACTGGGTGCTCAAGACTTATCCCAATGCCAGCCTATCCAACCTTCCCTTCTCAACCAAAACAGTCCAAGCGCATACCAAAGTTGAAGTGTTTGCTCTAAGGGCTAATGACTTGAAGAATGTAGTCTCTAAGTTCTGGTGGCTTTTCCCCAGTTTGGACCAATCACGCCAACCAAGGGCAGCTCATGCTTTGCAAGCAGCATGGCGCCGCTATAAACAGCTTCAAAAGACTCCCCCGTCTAAGGAGGGCAGTGTTTCTCGCACTGACCATGCTGTAGTCCCATAA